CAATTATCTTGTGACTAACCCTTGGCATCTTAGTCCCAAACCCTTTCCCTGAAACGAAATGAACAAATTCATCGCTGTGAAGGTGGAACAAGACATACTTTTTCGTCACATCCTTTGTGTCGTATATTAATAGTTCAGTTGTCGAAACAGCATCAAACGAGGCAATGAATGCCTTGTCTAAATAGGGCCGCAACTTGCTGTAACAAAGATCCCCAGATTCAACTAAATTACATTGAGTTAACGCTTTGCCTGAAGATCCAAATTCAGTGCATTCATACTCACCCGATATAACATGCTCTAACCCAATATATTTTTCGTTTTCATGTGGCGGTTTGCTTTTTGACTTCTTGGGTATAAGCAACTCAGACAGAGGCGAAACTCTTCCTGTTGATGAGTTTATAAGATCGCTAAAAAATGACTTTCTGTAGATGTCGAGTGAATTTAATAGCTTCACCTCACTCTCAATTACCTCCTCCATCGCCCATAAAAGTTCGGCGATTTCGGCTTGTTGTTCTTTACGAGGAATCAGGAATTCATAGCTGGCGACATCGCGCCATCTGCAATGCGGATTTGTAGAACCGATTATTGATGAAGTTGTATGTGCATAGAAACCTTCGCTATGGAACAGGAATGGTATGAACTCTGGCAAAATAAACTCTTCATTAGGCTGAAGGGTCAGAGTTTTCTCCCCGCAGATGCCGTCAAAGGAGGCGAGTACCGTTCGGCGCAAATGAGGATTACGTGTAGGGAACAGCATTTGACCTTTGCGGAATATCTTAAAGAACGTTGGGTTGATCTCATCCCCTTGTTCCTGACTCGCCCAGCGTTTGATGTGCAGGGATTCCGCATCCATGTGCTCGACTTTAAGAAAACGATCAAATCTCTTATGCGCATTTTCCCGATCATTTTCTTCGATCTTGGTAACAACGTCGTCCAGTACGACCTTCTTCCAATTAGATTTATCAAATTTAAGGTCCATACGTTACGCCAGTGTTTTGAAGAGAAGGTCCATGCTATTCTGGAGCTCTTGTGAAGCGCTTTCCCAAGCGCTGTATGCTTTGTCAACCGAAGGAATATCCACATCAGACAAACGAGTGGACCTTACGTACTTTGTAACCAAAAGAGACCCGTCATTTTTCATAATCTCCTCGACATCAACTAGCCGAGCGAAGCCTTCGACATCCTTATACGCAGTGTAGGCATTGAATATTTTTTCAATGTGCTCATCGAGCAGGTAGGCGATCGTTTTCTCATCCTTCACTTCATTGAAGGCATTTATAAAAAGGATTTTCCCTTTGCGCTCAGCGCTCTTGTTTGTTCGACGGATCAGCAAGGCAGATTCCATCGATGAGTTGTAAAAAAGATTTTTCCCCAACGCGATGACGCACTCAACGGTATCCGTTTCTATCATCTTCTTACGCATTTTCTTTTCATTGTCGCGGAAAAGAATCCCGTGCGGCCAGAGCTGCACACAACGACCGTTATTTTCATCCATGCTTTTATGAATATGCTGCTCAAAGGCATAGTCGGCGCAGCCCTGCGGCGGGGTGCCCCAGAGGTTGCGGCCATAGGGATCGTTCTCGAAGCTTTTGCGGTCCCACGATTTGATGGAATACGGCGGGTTGGCGAGGATGACGTTGAACTTTTTCAGCTCGTCGTTTTCCAGCAGGCCCGGATTGGACAAGGTATCGCCGCGCACAATATCGAACTCTTCGATGCCGTGCATAAACATGTTCATGCGGGCGATGGCGGAGGTGAGCAGGTTGATCTCCTGGCCGTAGAGCTTCAGCGTGCGGTATTCCTTGCCTTCGTCTTTCAGATGCAGCGCGCAGTTCAACAGCAGTCCGCCGGAACCGCAGGTGGGGTCATAAACCGATTCGCCGGGCTGCGGGTCCATAATCAGGGTCATCAGTTTGACGACGGTGCGGTTGGTATAAAACTCGGCGGCGGTATGGCCGGAGTCGTCAGCGAACTCTTTGATCAGATATTCGTAGGCATTACCCAGCTGATCATCCGGCACATTCTTTAGGTTCAGTTTATGCTGCGAAAAGTGCTCAATCAGATTGGTGAGCATTTCGTCGGAGAGCCGATCCTTATTCGTCCAGCTGGCATCGCCGAAGATCCCGTGCAGCGTATCGGGATTCGCCTTTTCAATTTCGCGCATCGCATTCTGCAGAGCGAGGCCGACGTTCACCGTCACCTCGCGCACATCGTTCCAGTGCGCGCCCGCCGGGACGACAAAATGATGGTGCTCCGCAAAGGCGGCATACGCGGTATCGCCATCGCTCTCCGCCAGCGCGGTTTCAAACTCCTCGTCGTAGACATCCGAGATGCGTTTAAAGAAGAGCAACGGAAAGATATACTGCTTATAATCCCCGGCATCAATCGTGCCCCGCAGCGCCGTCGCCGCCCCCCATAAATATTTTTCCAGTTCTGATTGGGTCATATTGATCTATCCTGTCGGGCGGGATTCCACCCGAATTGTTTAAGTTTTTTGCCGAGCGTTCCATCGAGATCGGGTTGGTCGGCCGGGTAGAGCGAAATCAGCTTTTTACCCGTTTTCTGATAGAGATCCTGCTTGAGATACATGCCCGCTTTGTAGCGCGGCGTGTCCATTCCCCAATATTCAATATAGACATCGAATTGGGGCAGATAAAAATCGGGGCGAATCTGAAAGCCCTCCAGAATGCGCAGGCGTCCGTCGTAGCGATAGTCGAGCCCGGCTTTCGCCAGCCAGTCGGCAATCTTTTTTTCGCCGCTCGACTGAACGAGTGTGCCATCGACCGTTTTAATGTTTTTCTTTTCCTCAACACCGGTTTCCCAGTTGCGGCGTTTGACGCAGGTTTCATCAAAGCATTTGTCGCAATAGATACGCTGAAAAAGACGCATCGAGCGCTCAAACTCGTCGAAGGCCACCCGTTGGCCACACTTCAGGCAACAGCGTTCTTTTTGCTGTTCACGATGCTGAACGGCCTCGCGAATGGTTCGGGCCGCCGCGGCGGCGGCAACGGGAATATAGTCCTTTCGGTTGGGGCGCGCGGCCAGGTCGTCAAGCTCATCCAGCCAGGCTTCGGCATATGCGCCGTAGGTTTTGAGCGCCTTGAGGGCATATTGCCGGGTTTGCGGATGCGGATCGTGCAGGGCCACGGGCGCGAGCGCTTCCACCGCCATGGAGCCATCCGCGCCGAAGCCGGATAGTTTTCCGATGGCCGAGGCCGCCAGCCGCTGCACATCGGCGGAGGGGGTTTTCAGCAATTGAACCAGCTCAGGAAGTGCCGCAGGATCCTGCGACCGGCCCAACGCGACGGCCCGCTGCCGCGCCTCCTGATGCTGTTTTAAATCCATGTTGCTGTCCATTGCTTCCTCCCGGGCTTATTCACTCCGTTCATGGATGCCCTATCTCAACCCTGAAACCGGCCGTAGACGAGCGGAGCGAGATAGAGCATATTTATCCCACAAACCTCGCCAGAACTTGCTTAAATTTCTCTTCCGCCTTCAGGCTTTCACTCCAGGCGGCCTTTAAATCGTTCATCGCCTCTTCAACAGTCGGCAGATTATCTTCAATAATTTTTTCGACGTAGAGCGGAATGTTGAGGTTGTAGTCGTTTTCTTTCAGCTCGTCGGCATCGGCGACCTTGACGTAGTTTTCCACGTCGGCGTAACCGCTATACCAGTCATAGATCTGCTTCACATGACTGGGTTCCAGAAAATTCTGGGCGCGGCCCACACGGATCTGATCGGAGGCGTCAATGAAGAGGACTTTGCCCTTTTTCGCGGCGGGCTTGTTCTGCTTAAACACCATCACGCAGGCGGCCAGCTGGGTGCCGTAGAAAATGTTGGGGCCCAGGCCGATCACCGCTTCGAGCAGATCGGCTTCCAGCAGCGCCTTGCGGATTTTGCCTTCGGCCCCTTTGCGGAAAAGCGCGCCATGTGGCAGCACGACGGTCATGCGGCCGGTGCTGTTCATGGATTTAATCATGTGCTGGACCCAGGCCATATCCCCGTTGCCTTTGGGCGGAACCCCCGCGATATTGCGTCCAAATGGATCATTGGCCCAGGTTGAAGCGCCCCAGTCTTTCAGTGAAAACGGAGGGTTGGCAATGACGCAGTCAAAGGTTTTGAGCCCGTCGGCTTCAAAGAAGCCGGGGTTACGCAGGGTATCCCCGCGGATAATCTCGAAATCCTCCATCCCGTGCAGGAACATATTCATCCGGGCAATGGAGCTGGAGGTGAGGTTTTTTTCCTGACCAAACAGCTTGAGCGTACGGTAGTCTTCGTTGTTTTGCTTCAGATGGTCCACGCATTCCAGCAACATGCCACCGGTCCCGCAGGCGGGGTCATACACCGACTCGCCTTCATGAGGATCAAGGATCAGTCCGAGCAGATGCACCACCGAGCGCGGGGTGTAGAACTCCCCGGCTTTCTTGTTCGTCAAATCAGCAAAGTGCTTAATGAGGTATTCATACGCCTGCCCCAGCATATCCGGATCGACCGTTTCATTGCTCAGCTGGTATTGCGAAAAATGTTCAACCAGATTGATGAGCAGCGCATCCGAAAGCTTGTTTTTATTGCTCCACTGCGCATCGCCAAAGATGCCGTATAGAAATTCCTGGTTTGCCTGTTCAATCCCGCGCAGGGCCTGCTCGATAGTCATGCCCACATTCGTTGTGGTCTCGCGCACATCTGTCCAGTGGCACCCTTCCGGAATCTCAAAGCGGTGCATTTCGGGCAGTGACGCATATTCCGTGTCGCCATCGGACTCTTTAAGGGCGGCCTGGTATTCACCGTCATAAACATCGGAGATCCGCTTAAAGAAAAGCAGGGGGAAAATGTAGACCTTGAAGTCCGAAGCATCGACCGGCCCCTTCAGGATCCAAGCCGCTTTGGACAGGTACTGTTCAAGTTGTGAAAGTGTGAGTTTTTCCATGCCAATAACACCTTAAGTCTATGAGAGTTTTCAATAGAATCAAACTGGAAACAGTTTACTCGGTCCGATGAACAATTGGAAGAACAGACGAATATTTTGAAGTTTATCAGTGGTGTGATAAGTCAAAAAACACCGTTTTTAAGGGCATGGGAAAGAGCTGGATCGTCAGGTTCTTCCAGTCGAAACCCGTACTTTTTATACCCGTTCAATAAATTGGGATTCTGCTTTAATCCGTCGGGAACGACTGATCCCCGGATCTGCTGGTCTCCGGTTTTCCGGACTTTGGGAATCATGGTTTTCAGCAGATGGGTTTCGATGCTCAGCCGCCTGTAATTGAAATTCAGTATGCGGGCGTGGGTATAACAGAACCAGAGGAAGTGTTGGGGTGGAGGATTTGCAAAAAAATACTGGTACCCCGGAGAGGGCTCGAACCTCCTACCTACGGATTAGGAATCCGTCGCTCTGTCCAGGTGAGCTACCGGGGTGCCATAAGGGGAGATAAAATCCGGAAATCCGGTTGAATTTGCAACCTTCAAAATCAAAAAGAAAACCCGGTCCGAAGATTCAGACCGGGTTTAAATTGGAGCGAGCGATGAGATTCGAACTCACGACAGTCACCTTGGCAAGGTGGGGCTCTACCACTGAGCTACGCTCGCGTTTTCCTCGAAAGGAGCGCCTATAGTATGCATAGCTTTTTGGTTTGCAAGCCGTTTTTTTGCAAAAAATGAACGCGGGGTGCCGGGATGGAATCGAAGACGTTTTTAAGTGTGGATCTGCATCGAAACAGGGGGGGGGGAAGAAAGGCCGGGAGCAACGGTTCTTGAGTTTTCAGGGGGTGTTGTATATACCATCTGAAACGGACGAATTGCACGGGAGTCTGATTATGGAAGAAGTGAAAACCTCAACTGCGCTGATCTGGAGTGATCGCTGGCGTCTGGGGGCTTTGTCGAAGACGGAGATGCTCAATATCGGTTTTGCGTCGGTACTCATCGGTATGCTGTTTGTGCTGTTTCATCTGTTCGGCAATACGGTGGAGAATGTGGGGAGCAAGTCGGCGTTTGTCTGGATGGTTGCCCGCTGGGGGGATAAAATTTCGTTCGGTGCGGACTATTCGCACGGTTATCTGATCCCGTTTGTGAGCTTGGGTGTGGTCTGGTATAAGCGCGCAGATTTTTTTGCGGCCCAAAAAAAGAGCAGTTACTGGGGGCTTGTTGTGGTGATCGGCTCTCTTTTTATGCACTGGCTGGGCGCCAAAATGCAGCAGCCGCGTTTGTCGCTGATGGCGCTGATCGGACTGATCTGGGGGATTCCGTTTTATTTCTACGGGTGGGAAGTGGCGAAGCTGCTGATCTTTCCGTGTTCGTATTTGATTTTCTGTGTGCCGCTTAACTTTCTGGATGCCCTTTCGGGACCGTTGCAGCGGGTTGCGACGACGATGGGGTACAACCTGCTGACGGATATGGGCATTCAGGTGCAGCGGGTCGGTACACAGCTGATTTCGGATTATTTCCAGCTGAACGTGGAGGCGGCATGTTCGGGATTGCGATCATTGCTGGCCATGACGGCGCTGACGGCGGTTTATGCGTATTTCACCCAGAAAACCTTTGTGAAAAAATGGCTGTTGTTTCTTTGCTGTATTCCGATTGCGGTGGCGGGGAATATCGGGCGGATTATTTCGATTGCGCTGGTATCGATCACCACGGGGCAGGAATTCGGCGCCGGTCTGCACCATGACTGGTCGGGGTATGTTCTCTTTACGGTTGCCATCAGTCTGATGGTCGGTTTCGGAAAATTGCTGGATGTAAATTATAAGGAACTTTTTGTGTCATGGAAAAAAGCCTATTTAAGCCGTTCCTGATCGTTGTTATTCTGATGACGGTGTCGGTGTTTGCGCTCGCCTTTACGGTGGGGGTGGAACTTGACTTTGTTCCGGGGGTGAAGATGGAGCTTCCGGAAGAGGTGCAGAACTGGCATGGCAACCAGCTTAAATTCTGCCATAACCCGGAAGAGTGCGCCAAGGACTACCGCGATGCATCGTTTTATGTCAGCGAGCTTGAAATTCCGGATATCTGCCCGGTCTGCGGCTCCCGGCTGTATAATATGGCCCGGGCTGAGAAGGAACAGCTTCCTGAGGATACGGAATTTGTGAAATCGGCCTATACCAACGAGGCGGGAACCCGCCTTTTTACATCGATCGTACTTTCTGGAACGGCGCGCGATTCTATCCACCGGCCGCAGCGCTGTCTTAAAGGGCAGGGCAATACACTCGACGGGGAGTATGATCTCGAGGTGCCGATGGAGGGGCGCGATCCGCTGAAGGTGCGCGTCATTAAAACCTCCCGGACCTTCCGGACCGAAGAAGGGGAGCAGCCATACTATTCGTTTTATGCCTACTGGTTTGTGGGGCAGGACCGGGAAACACCGTCGCACTATTCCCGCATGTTCTGGCTGGCCTGGGACCGCGTGGTCCGTTCGACCGCCAACCGTTGGGCCTATATTGCCGTGCAGGGCGAACGCGAGGCGGAGGGGACCGAATATGAAGGGGAGATCATCAGTTTTGTTCAGGAGATCTATCCGCAGATTCTGACTGAGACCATGCGAAAAAAGGCGTATGGCGACTAATCTTCCACGCCTTGGAAGTTGCGCAGGCCCGCAGTTTATTTATACTGCGGGCTTTATTTTTGGAAATTGAGGAAAATTATGTCCGAAGAAAATAACGGGATAGACGTGGGCTACGTCGCCAAACTGGCCTGCATTGACCTGACCGAAGAAGAGAAAGAGCTGTTTCACGGCCAGCTGGACCAGGTGCTGCACTATGTCGAGCAGCTGAACGAGCTTGATGTGTCCGATGTTGAACCGACGGCGCATGCCATTCCGGTATTCAACGTATTTC
This is a stretch of genomic DNA from Pontiella agarivorans. It encodes these proteins:
- a CDS encoding restriction endonuclease subunit S, which produces MDLKFDKSNWKKVVLDDVVTKIEENDRENAHKRFDRFLKVEHMDAESLHIKRWASQEQGDEINPTFFKIFRKGQMLFPTRNPHLRRTVLASFDGICGEKTLTLQPNEEFILPEFIPFLFHSEGFYAHTTSSIIGSTNPHCRWRDVASYEFLIPRKEQQAEIAELLWAMEEVIESEVKLLNSLDIYRKSFFSDLINSSTGRVSPLSELLIPKKSKSKPPHENEKYIGLEHVISGEYECTEFGSSGKALTQCNLVESGDLCYSKLRPYLDKAFIASFDAVSTTELLIYDTKDVTKKYVLFHLHSDEFVHFVSGKGFGTKMPRVSHKIIGEYEIKVPTNEHEILDKMETVMGAYKSAKAKLIRSKTLQKSLINQVF
- a CDS encoding type I restriction-modification system subunit M, translated to MTQSELEKYLWGAATALRGTIDAGDYKQYIFPLLFFKRISDVYDEEFETALAESDGDTAYAAFAEHHHFVVPAGAHWNDVREVTVNVGLALQNAMREIEKANPDTLHGIFGDASWTNKDRLSDEMLTNLIEHFSQHKLNLKNVPDDQLGNAYEYLIKEFADDSGHTAAEFYTNRTVVKLMTLIMDPQPGESVYDPTCGSGGLLLNCALHLKDEGKEYRTLKLYGQEINLLTSAIARMNMFMHGIEEFDIVRGDTLSNPGLLENDELKKFNVILANPPYSIKSWDRKSFENDPYGRNLWGTPPQGCADYAFEQHIHKSMDENNGRCVQLWPHGILFRDNEKKMRKKMIETDTVECVIALGKNLFYNSSMESALLIRRTNKSAERKGKILFINAFNEVKDEKTIAYLLDEHIEKIFNAYTAYKDVEGFARLVDVEEIMKNDGSLLVTKYVRSTRLSDVDIPSVDKAYSAWESASQELQNSMDLLFKTLA
- a CDS encoding HEAT repeat domain-containing protein, whose translation is MDSNMDLKQHQEARQRAVALGRSQDPAALPELVQLLKTPSADVQRLAASAIGKLSGFGADGSMAVEALAPVALHDPHPQTRQYALKALKTYGAYAEAWLDELDDLAARPNRKDYIPVAAAAAARTIREAVQHREQQKERCCLKCGQRVAFDEFERSMRLFQRIYCDKCFDETCVKRRNWETGVEEKKNIKTVDGTLVQSSGEKKIADWLAKAGLDYRYDGRLRILEGFQIRPDFYLPQFDVYIEYWGMDTPRYKAGMYLKQDLYQKTGKKLISLYPADQPDLDGTLGKKLKQFGWNPARQDRSI
- a CDS encoding type I restriction-modification system subunit M, with product MEKLTLSQLEQYLSKAAWILKGPVDASDFKVYIFPLLFFKRISDVYDGEYQAALKESDGDTEYASLPEMHRFEIPEGCHWTDVRETTTNVGMTIEQALRGIEQANQEFLYGIFGDAQWSNKNKLSDALLINLVEHFSQYQLSNETVDPDMLGQAYEYLIKHFADLTNKKAGEFYTPRSVVHLLGLILDPHEGESVYDPACGTGGMLLECVDHLKQNNEDYRTLKLFGQEKNLTSSSIARMNMFLHGMEDFEIIRGDTLRNPGFFEADGLKTFDCVIANPPFSLKDWGASTWANDPFGRNIAGVPPKGNGDMAWVQHMIKSMNSTGRMTVVLPHGALFRKGAEGKIRKALLEADLLEAVIGLGPNIFYGTQLAACVMVFKQNKPAAKKGKVLFIDASDQIRVGRAQNFLEPSHVKQIYDWYSGYADVENYVKVADADELKENDYNLNIPLYVEKIIEDNLPTVEEAMNDLKAAWSESLKAEEKFKQVLARFVG
- a CDS encoding exosortase/archaeosortase family protein, with amino-acid sequence MEEVKTSTALIWSDRWRLGALSKTEMLNIGFASVLIGMLFVLFHLFGNTVENVGSKSAFVWMVARWGDKISFGADYSHGYLIPFVSLGVVWYKRADFFAAQKKSSYWGLVVVIGSLFMHWLGAKMQQPRLSLMALIGLIWGIPFYFYGWEVAKLLIFPCSYLIFCVPLNFLDALSGPLQRVATTMGYNLLTDMGIQVQRVGTQLISDYFQLNVEAACSGLRSLLAMTALTAVYAYFTQKTFVKKWLLFLCCIPIAVAGNIGRIISIALVSITTGQEFGAGLHHDWSGYVLFTVAISLMVGFGKLLDVNYKELFVSWKKAYLSRS
- a CDS encoding exosortase-associated EpsI family protein, whose product is MEKSLFKPFLIVVILMTVSVFALAFTVGVELDFVPGVKMELPEEVQNWHGNQLKFCHNPEECAKDYRDASFYVSELEIPDICPVCGSRLYNMARAEKEQLPEDTEFVKSAYTNEAGTRLFTSIVLSGTARDSIHRPQRCLKGQGNTLDGEYDLEVPMEGRDPLKVRVIKTSRTFRTEEGEQPYYSFYAYWFVGQDRETPSHYSRMFWLAWDRVVRSTANRWAYIAVQGEREAEGTEYEGEIISFVQEIYPQILTETMRKKAYGD
- the gatC gene encoding Asp-tRNA(Asn)/Glu-tRNA(Gln) amidotransferase subunit GatC; this encodes MSEENNGIDVGYVAKLACIDLTEEEKELFHGQLDQVLHYVEQLNELDVSDVEPTAHAIPVFNVFRKDEVGTSLNHQEVIANFPSAADGHVRVPKIIDQ